The Micromonospora sp. NBC_00421 genome contains a region encoding:
- a CDS encoding cytochrome P450, which yields MTATSHFAASASGASRDWRTVLASSDVYAVLSDPAVMADPLPLAAWLRENAPVYRRADGEYLVSRYEDVSRLFRAPPDHIRVQAAGILRSGAMEQHPSVRRLADTIGLRNPPEHTRLNRVYLRYFTAARVAALREQTRVVVADSVRDLTARLTAGQQVDLHELATALPTHMMSLLLDLPPADISWLNTCVWRIEQPFDPTLTDVRLSDADRSSAELDAFVVDLVARRRGSGGSDLITALADTSDDEGGLSQDDIIAMVFTILAGGGPTMAWVIALALWRTLVRREHVDRLDGSPGGAAAYVEELLRFESPAMYSPIPRVALRDIELGGEVLPAGSRIYGLITGANHDPRAFQDPGVFDPSRFDPSSRRRGAAPVLAYGTGIHRCVGAHLASMELEVVFEEIYALLPDLHLEGPVTWGRTSYSRSVTALPVRLGAPAPARSSHQRP from the coding sequence ATGACAGCCACATCGCACTTCGCTGCGTCGGCTTCCGGCGCCAGTCGGGACTGGCGGACGGTGCTGGCCTCGTCGGACGTGTACGCCGTGCTGTCCGACCCGGCGGTGATGGCGGATCCGCTGCCCCTGGCTGCCTGGCTGCGGGAGAACGCCCCCGTGTACCGGAGAGCGGACGGCGAGTACCTGGTCAGCCGCTACGAGGACGTCTCCCGTCTCTTCCGGGCGCCGCCGGATCACATCCGGGTGCAGGCGGCCGGCATCCTCCGGTCCGGGGCCATGGAACAGCACCCGAGCGTCCGTCGGCTGGCGGACACCATCGGGCTCCGGAATCCACCCGAGCACACCCGCCTCAACCGGGTCTACCTGCGGTACTTCACTGCCGCCCGGGTGGCCGCGCTCCGGGAGCAGACCCGGGTGGTCGTGGCGGACAGCGTCCGAGACCTCACGGCGAGACTGACCGCCGGACAGCAGGTGGACCTGCACGAACTGGCGACCGCTCTTCCCACGCACATGATGAGCCTGCTGCTGGACCTGCCCCCGGCGGACATCTCCTGGCTGAACACGTGCGTGTGGCGCATCGAGCAGCCATTCGATCCGACGCTCACCGACGTCCGCCTGTCCGACGCGGATCGCAGCAGTGCGGAACTGGACGCCTTCGTGGTGGACCTGGTGGCCCGTCGGCGCGGCAGCGGAGGCAGCGATCTGATCACGGCACTGGCCGACACGAGTGATGACGAGGGTGGCCTCTCGCAGGACGACATCATCGCCATGGTGTTCACCATCCTCGCGGGCGGAGGGCCCACCATGGCCTGGGTCATCGCCTTGGCGCTGTGGCGCACGCTGGTCCGTCGTGAGCACGTCGACCGCCTCGACGGATCCCCCGGCGGGGCTGCGGCGTACGTCGAGGAACTGCTGCGGTTCGAGTCACCGGCGATGTACAGCCCGATCCCGCGAGTCGCCCTACGCGACATCGAACTGGGGGGTGAGGTTCTCCCTGCGGGATCGCGGATCTACGGGCTGATCACCGGCGCCAACCACGACCCCCGGGCGTTCCAGGATCCTGGAGTGTTCGATCCGTCGCGCTTCGATCCCTCATCGCGGCGGCGTGGCGCTGCCCCCGTGCTGGCCTACGGCACGGGGATCCACCGCTGCGTCGGGGCGCACCTGGCCTCGATGGAGCTCGAGGTGGTCTTCGAGGAGATCTACGCGCTCCTGCCGGACCTGCACTTGGAGGGGCCGGTGACGTGGGGACGCACCTCGTACAGCCGCAGTGTCACCGCGCTCCCTGTCCGGCTGGGCGCGCCGGCTCCGGCGCGGTCGTCGCACCAGCGGCCGTGA
- a CDS encoding helix-turn-helix transcriptional regulator has translation MASSVDPRFGVALGEFRERRGLSLRSLGQLAHRSKSHLHELEAGLKAPTVDTARHLDRVLEAGGVLARLVDAPIDHAAEAGELRARVAASDVSADALDRIEQGVDDLASSYPTMAPADLLPLVRRHLAYVGRLLDGRVTLAQQRRLLVAGGWLAVLRATVHIDLRQRTAAGAHLRAARDLAEHAEHGEIQAWCLETRAWDVLTQGDYRTALDLSRQAQRVAPKGSSARIQATAQEARAWARIGDVAATRRALDRVERLTANLPVPERAEHHYRYDPAKAAAYTATTLAWAGDPGAEQVARAVLADLDPHGDGGARPRRSASARLDLGLALVAAGQPDEAVALGAQAVTSGRVVPSNWWRAAELLAKVEQSGAPEAVTFRDACMEYAPGLQSPADTTLG, from the coding sequence ATGGCCTCGTCCGTCGATCCGCGCTTCGGTGTAGCTCTGGGTGAGTTTCGGGAGCGGCGTGGTTTGTCGCTTCGCTCCCTGGGGCAGCTTGCTCATCGGAGTAAGAGCCATCTGCACGAGTTGGAGGCGGGGCTCAAGGCTCCGACGGTCGACACGGCACGTCACCTGGACCGGGTTCTCGAAGCGGGGGGCGTGCTTGCTCGGTTGGTGGATGCGCCGATCGACCACGCAGCCGAGGCCGGCGAGCTGCGGGCGCGGGTCGCCGCCAGTGATGTCAGCGCGGATGCGCTCGATCGGATCGAGCAGGGTGTTGACGATCTGGCCAGCTCCTATCCGACGATGGCCCCGGCGGATCTTCTGCCGTTGGTACGGCGACACCTTGCCTATGTGGGGCGGTTGTTGGACGGGCGGGTGACGCTTGCTCAACAGCGGCGGTTGTTGGTTGCCGGTGGCTGGCTGGCGGTGCTGCGGGCGACCGTTCACATCGACCTGCGACAGCGAACGGCTGCGGGTGCGCACTTGCGAGCCGCTCGTGATCTTGCTGAACATGCTGAGCATGGCGAGATCCAGGCATGGTGTCTCGAAACCCGGGCCTGGGACGTGTTGACCCAAGGTGACTACCGGACGGCGCTCGATCTTTCCCGTCAAGCGCAGCGGGTCGCTCCGAAGGGGAGTTCTGCCCGCATTCAGGCGACTGCTCAGGAGGCTCGTGCATGGGCGCGGATTGGGGATGTCGCTGCGACCCGGCGAGCGTTGGACCGGGTGGAGCGGCTGACGGCGAATCTGCCCGTTCCTGAGCGCGCCGAGCACCACTATCGCTACGACCCGGCCAAGGCCGCCGCGTACACGGCCACGACGTTGGCGTGGGCCGGTGACCCCGGTGCCGAGCAGGTAGCGCGGGCGGTGTTGGCCGATCTGGACCCGCACGGCGATGGCGGAGCGCGGCCCCGCCGGTCCGCGTCGGCCCGTCTCGACCTTGGTCTCGCCCTGGTCGCCGCCGGCCAGCCGGACGAGGCGGTTGCTCTGGGGGCGCAAGCGGTGACGTCCGGGCGGGTGGTGCCATCGAACTGGTGGCGGGCTGCGGAACTGCTGGCCAAGGTGGAGCAGTCGGGGGCCCCAGAGGCCGTGACATTCCGTGACGCGTGCATGGAGTACGCACCTGGGCTGCAGTCACCAGCGGACACCACACTCGGTTAG
- a CDS encoding cytochrome P450, which translates to MAVPHRVPKSMRSRVPLVGSAVRIRRDPLGFVQQIRRYGDVATFKLGPRTAYVVNHPDLIRQMLVTDAEKFHKGVMFQKAQVLARNGLFTSEGDFHARQRRLIQPAVHASEIAGYTRTMGDHVQGLVTAWADGEVVRMDEVTFPLALGIVARVLFSTDLDPEAAAEVQETLPVLLRGLGQRALAPFDFLDRLPTPTNRAFERALPRFQAVVYRMIRQHRLELGQHPDLLTSLLQAVDADTGAAMTDDQVYDEVTSMIIAGSETTAAAMSWAAYLLAAHPAAQRAVQDEVDDVLQGRPVRYEDLGRLQYTHRVVKETLRLYPTTWMLMRRPLVDVDLGGYRLPADAMVLFSIFALHRDPALFPDPEHFDPDRWLPTRAETIPPHAYLPFGAGPRGCIGGPFSHTEASVFLATLAQRHTLVPVSDEPARIVTTLIPMPGPIPLAVRSRTEPPGSTSPEAVTR; encoded by the coding sequence ATGGCAGTCCCACACCGCGTGCCGAAGTCGATGCGTTCGCGTGTTCCGCTGGTCGGCAGCGCCGTGCGCATCCGCCGCGATCCGCTGGGGTTCGTGCAGCAGATCCGCCGCTACGGCGATGTGGCCACGTTCAAACTGGGCCCGCGGACGGCGTACGTGGTGAACCACCCCGATCTGATCCGCCAGATGCTGGTGACGGATGCCGAGAAGTTCCACAAGGGGGTGATGTTCCAAAAGGCACAGGTCCTGGCCCGCAACGGCCTGTTCACGTCGGAGGGCGACTTCCACGCCCGGCAGCGCCGACTCATCCAGCCGGCAGTCCACGCCTCCGAGATCGCCGGCTACACCCGGACCATGGGGGACCACGTCCAGGGGCTGGTGACCGCCTGGGCCGACGGGGAAGTGGTCCGGATGGACGAGGTCACCTTCCCGCTGGCGCTCGGCATCGTCGCCCGGGTCCTGTTCTCCACGGACCTCGACCCGGAGGCCGCGGCCGAGGTCCAGGAGACCCTCCCCGTGCTGCTGCGGGGTCTTGGCCAGCGCGCCCTGGCGCCGTTCGACTTCCTGGACCGGTTGCCGACACCGACCAACCGGGCATTCGAGCGCGCGCTGCCGCGGTTCCAAGCCGTGGTCTACCGGATGATCCGTCAGCACCGCCTCGAGCTCGGGCAACACCCGGACCTGTTGACCTCGCTGCTGCAGGCCGTGGACGCGGACACCGGTGCGGCCATGACGGACGACCAGGTCTACGACGAGGTCACCAGCATGATCATCGCCGGCAGCGAGACGACGGCGGCGGCGATGTCCTGGGCGGCCTACCTGCTCGCCGCCCACCCGGCTGCGCAACGCGCCGTGCAGGACGAGGTCGACGACGTCCTGCAGGGCCGCCCGGTGCGGTACGAGGACCTGGGCCGACTGCAGTACACCCATCGCGTCGTCAAGGAGACCCTGCGCCTCTACCCGACCACCTGGATGCTGATGCGCCGCCCCCTCGTCGACGTCGACCTCGGCGGCTACCGGCTCCCGGCCGATGCGATGGTGCTGTTCTCCATCTTCGCCCTGCACCGCGACCCGGCCCTCTTCCCGGATCCGGAGCACTTCGACCCGGACCGCTGGCTGCCGACCCGTGCCGAGACGATCCCGCCCCACGCCTACCTGCCCTTCGGCGCCGGCCCGCGAGGGTGCATCGGGGGCCCGTTCTCCCACACCGAGGCGTCCGTGTTCCTCGCCACCCTGGCCCAACGGCACACCCTGGTTCCGGTGTCCGACGAACCGGCCCGGATCGTCACCACGCTCATCCCGATGCCGGGGCCCATTCCACTGGCCGTGCGTTCCCGCACGGAGCCACCCGGGTCGACCTCACCGGAGGCGGTGACCCGATGA
- a CDS encoding RtcB family protein has product MAFTPLPGTKAPVRVWTDPYGIEPQAAQQLRNIGALPWVQGVAVMPDVHYGKGATVGSVIAMRQAVSPAAVGVDIGCGMSAVRTSLTAADLPDNLAPLRTAIEAVVPVGFAKRDDPVDPRRVRGLEQRGWDDFWGRFSTLDRKVAQLESRARHQLGTLGGGNHFIEVCVEQDGPDAGQVWLMLHSGSRNIGKELAERHIGVARALPHNADLPDRDLAVFLAGTPEMDAYRRDLWWAQEYARRNRAVMLALLCGVVRDAFPQVSYGEPISCHHNYVAEESYDGVDVLVTRKGAIRAGRGDLGIIPGSMGTGSYIVRGRGNQDAYCSASHGAGRRMSRTKAKRTFSTADLAQQTAGVECRKDAGVVDEIPGAYKDITEVMAQQDDLVEVVAHLKQVICVKG; this is encoded by the coding sequence ATGGCATTCACCCCGCTGCCGGGCACGAAGGCCCCGGTACGGGTCTGGACCGACCCGTACGGCATCGAGCCGCAGGCCGCCCAGCAGCTGCGCAACATCGGTGCGCTGCCCTGGGTGCAGGGCGTCGCCGTGATGCCCGACGTGCACTACGGCAAGGGCGCCACCGTCGGCTCGGTGATCGCGATGCGGCAGGCCGTCTCGCCGGCCGCCGTCGGGGTGGACATCGGCTGCGGGATGAGCGCGGTCCGGACCTCGCTCACCGCCGCCGACCTGCCCGACAACCTCGCACCACTGCGTACCGCGATCGAGGCGGTCGTGCCTGTCGGCTTCGCCAAGCGGGACGACCCGGTCGACCCGCGGCGGGTCCGGGGCCTGGAGCAGCGCGGCTGGGACGACTTCTGGGGCCGGTTCTCGACCCTGGACCGGAAGGTGGCGCAGCTGGAGAGCCGGGCCCGGCACCAGCTGGGCACCCTCGGCGGCGGCAACCACTTCATCGAGGTCTGCGTCGAGCAGGACGGCCCGGACGCCGGGCAGGTCTGGCTGATGCTGCACTCCGGTTCCCGCAACATCGGCAAGGAGTTGGCGGAGCGGCACATCGGGGTGGCCCGCGCCCTGCCGCACAACGCCGACCTGCCCGACCGGGACCTGGCGGTGTTCCTCGCCGGCACCCCGGAGATGGACGCCTACCGTCGGGACCTGTGGTGGGCGCAGGAGTACGCGCGGCGCAACCGGGCGGTCATGCTGGCCCTGCTCTGCGGCGTGGTCCGGGACGCGTTCCCGCAGGTCAGCTACGGGGAGCCGATCTCCTGCCACCACAACTACGTGGCGGAGGAGAGCTATGACGGGGTGGACGTGCTGGTGACCCGCAAGGGGGCGATCCGGGCCGGTCGGGGGGACCTGGGGATCATCCCGGGGTCGATGGGCACCGGTTCGTACATCGTGCGGGGGCGGGGGAACCAGGACGCGTACTGCTCGGCCTCGCATGGCGCGGGGCGGCGGATGTCGCGGACGAAGGCGAAGCGGACGTTCAGCACCGCCGACCTGGCGCAGCAGACCGCCGGGGTGGAGTGCCGCAAGGACGCCGGGGTGGTCGACGAGATCCCCGGCGCGTACAAGGACATCACCGAGGTGATGGCGCAGCAGGACGACCTGGTCGAGGTGGTGGCCCACCTCAAGCAGGTGATCTGTGTGAAGGGTTAG
- a CDS encoding helix-turn-helix domain-containing protein — protein MTGPGRQRAGTEPPIGRRMAELRARRGMSQQVFADRIGKSKSWVDKVERGVRTLDRLSVIETVAGALGVAPQLLLGGRTPPAPVTDVGAAVERVRAALARHDAPASAPVGAAVRQLDDQAGYAWTAYRNGQHPQVLRMLPDLLVDSRYACHVSLVDPPVLELLVRVYRLTAQTLVKLGDAHLAWLAADRAMMAATRGDPMRIGLAAVSLAQVLRALRRGRLATTAALTAVRQLDPAVTHGHPPASALTGTLLIEAALAAAGHGDAATAHDLTERAAHLAADHERHDQDGVAFGPTSVDLARALTATRLGDHHRAVALHRRATDQEGWRRLPAEHRAAHLIDITRAHLDLGDHDAAGRALLAADHIAPAETRTRPAARAALTAVLRAGPTPADVARLAATIGLTRP, from the coding sequence GTGACCGGCCCCGGCCGGCAGCGCGCCGGCACCGAGCCGCCGATCGGACGGCGGATGGCCGAGTTACGGGCCCGCCGGGGCATGAGCCAACAGGTCTTCGCCGACCGGATCGGCAAGTCGAAGAGCTGGGTCGACAAGGTCGAACGGGGTGTGCGTACCCTCGATCGGCTCTCCGTCATCGAGACGGTGGCCGGGGCGCTGGGCGTCGCGCCGCAACTCCTGCTCGGCGGTCGGACCCCGCCGGCACCGGTCACCGACGTCGGTGCCGCCGTGGAACGGGTCCGGGCCGCCCTGGCCCGGCACGACGCTCCGGCATCCGCCCCGGTCGGGGCGGCGGTGCGGCAGCTCGACGACCAGGCGGGCTACGCGTGGACGGCGTACCGCAACGGGCAGCACCCCCAGGTGTTGCGGATGCTGCCCGACCTGCTCGTCGACAGCCGCTACGCCTGCCACGTCAGCCTGGTGGACCCGCCCGTGCTCGAACTGCTGGTGCGGGTCTACCGGCTCACCGCCCAGACACTGGTCAAGCTCGGCGACGCGCACCTGGCCTGGCTGGCCGCCGACCGGGCGATGATGGCCGCCACCCGTGGTGATCCGATGCGGATCGGGCTCGCGGCGGTGTCCCTCGCGCAGGTGCTCCGCGCGCTGCGGCGGGGCCGGCTGGCCACGACCGCCGCGCTCACCGCCGTACGCCAACTCGACCCGGCGGTGACGCACGGCCACCCGCCGGCGTCGGCCCTGACCGGGACGCTGCTCATCGAGGCCGCCCTCGCCGCCGCCGGTCACGGCGACGCCGCCACCGCCCACGACCTGACCGAACGCGCCGCCCACCTCGCCGCCGACCACGAACGGCACGACCAGGACGGCGTCGCTTTCGGCCCCACCAGCGTCGACCTCGCCCGTGCCCTGACCGCGACCCGCCTCGGCGACCACCATCGGGCCGTCGCCCTGCACCGCCGGGCCACCGACCAGGAGGGTTGGCGGCGGCTCCCCGCCGAACACCGCGCCGCCCACCTCATCGACATCACCCGGGCCCACCTCGACCTCGGTGACCACGACGCCGCCGGACGGGCCCTGCTCGCCGCCGACCACATTGCCCCGGCCGAGACCCGCACCCGCCCTGCCGCCCGGGCCGCCCTGACCGCCGTGCTCCGCGCCGGCCCCACCCCGGCCGACGTCGCCCGCCTCGCCGCCACCATCGGGTTGACCCGCCCCTGA
- a CDS encoding HD domain-containing protein translates to MNDDHDAAGAMSFIFEAGVLKRAARTGWWFAGVKHPESIAEHSFRTALIGMMLAAMEGADPARVSMLCVLHDTQETRITDIPHIAKRYLTAAPNTTVTADQVAACPPAVADLINAAVGEYEAGETPEAIVARDADKLECLVQAVEYRHQGIDNVQRWIDSSRAALKTASAHRLADAALTGEPLAWLTPPPPA, encoded by the coding sequence ATGAACGACGACCACGACGCCGCCGGAGCCATGAGTTTCATCTTCGAAGCCGGCGTACTCAAACGCGCCGCCCGCACCGGCTGGTGGTTCGCCGGCGTCAAGCACCCCGAATCCATCGCCGAACACTCGTTCCGGACCGCGCTCATCGGGATGATGCTCGCCGCCATGGAAGGTGCCGACCCCGCCCGGGTGTCGATGCTGTGCGTCCTACACGACACCCAGGAAACCCGGATCACCGACATCCCGCACATCGCCAAGCGCTACCTCACTGCCGCACCCAACACCACAGTCACCGCCGACCAGGTCGCCGCCTGCCCACCGGCCGTCGCCGACCTCATCAACGCCGCCGTCGGCGAGTACGAAGCGGGCGAGACACCAGAGGCCATCGTCGCCCGCGACGCTGACAAGCTGGAATGCCTCGTCCAAGCAGTCGAGTACCGCCACCAGGGGATCGACAACGTCCAACGCTGGATCGACAGCTCACGCGCGGCACTGAAGACCGCCAGCGCCCACCGCCTCGCCGACGCTGCCCTCACCGGAGAACCCCTCGCCTGGCTCACTCCACCACCACCGGCATAG